A single genomic interval of Bacillus smithii harbors:
- the sucA gene encoding 2-oxoglutarate dehydrogenase E1 component, translating to MNTQTSNQRGPWNRFSGPNLGYIMEMYEKYLEDPESIDSDLKELFNQWGAPVVEEGWEQSAPRTGTFRPAPQGQVDYHKIVAAVKLADNIRFYGHLAADINPLNDRNKDSRRIELEEFQLTEEDLKNIPVEFICPNAPSHVQNGLDAINHLKKVYTDKLAFEFAQVHEMEERNWLRQKVESGSFYPSLNKEEKIQLLKRLTEVEGFEKFLHRTFVGQKRFSIEGLDVMVPLIDELIRKAVSKGAESINIGMAHRGRLNVLAHILGKPYEMIFAEFQHSPSKKLIPSEGSIGITYGWTGDVKYHLGADRRVKESNQGQTRITLANNPSHLEVVDPVVAGYTRAAQEDRTQPGYPKQDVKKSLTIMIHGDAAFPGEGIVAETLNLSRLPGYQTGGSIHVIANNMIGFTTESYDSRSTRYASDIAKGFEMPIVHVNADDPEACLAAAILAFEYRNTFHKDFVIDLVGYRRFGHNEMDEPMATNPTLYKIIQNHPTVRAIYADQLVNEGLIQKDLASKFEKEVVDKLKAAYEKVPKKDENPDIVMNPPIQVENLLPNPQEEIDENILREINQQLLEWPKDFHVFNKLEKILKRREGVFEGKGKIDWAHAETLAFATILRDGTPIRLTGQDSERGTFAQRHLVLHDMETGEKYIPLHHIKGAKASFVVHNSPLTEAAVVGFEYGYNVFAPETLVLWEAQFGDFANMAQVMFDQFISSGRAKWGQKSGLVMLLPHGYEGQGPEHSSGRVERFLQLAAENNWTVANLTSTAQYFHILRRQAAVLRKEEVRPLVIMTPKSLLRHPLAASTVEELAHGHFSPILEQSGLGEKPNKVERIVLCSGKIAIDLAEQLDKEENLDWLHILRVEELYPFPREEIKEVLSRYQNVKELVWVQEEPQNMGGWSYVDPRLRDIAPEGVEVRYIGRRRRSSPSVGDPVVHRKEQDHIIKQALTRP from the coding sequence ATGAACACACAAACATCAAACCAAAGGGGACCGTGGAACCGCTTTTCTGGGCCTAACCTCGGTTATATCATGGAGATGTATGAAAAATATTTAGAAGATCCAGAAAGTATTGACTCGGATCTTAAAGAATTATTCAACCAGTGGGGAGCTCCGGTTGTCGAAGAGGGATGGGAACAATCTGCACCTAGAACGGGAACGTTTCGTCCGGCTCCGCAAGGACAAGTGGATTATCACAAAATTGTTGCTGCTGTGAAGCTGGCCGATAATATCCGCTTTTACGGTCACCTCGCGGCGGATATCAATCCTTTAAATGATCGAAATAAAGATTCACGTCGAATTGAATTAGAAGAATTTCAACTGACGGAAGAGGATTTAAAAAATATTCCGGTTGAATTTATTTGTCCAAACGCACCTTCTCATGTCCAAAACGGACTCGATGCCATCAATCATTTAAAGAAAGTTTATACGGATAAACTTGCTTTTGAATTTGCCCAAGTTCATGAAATGGAAGAAAGAAATTGGCTTCGTCAAAAAGTGGAATCAGGAAGCTTTTATCCATCTTTAAATAAAGAAGAAAAGATACAATTATTAAAGCGCTTAACGGAAGTGGAAGGCTTTGAAAAGTTTTTGCACCGTACGTTTGTTGGTCAAAAACGGTTTTCTATTGAAGGCTTGGATGTGATGGTTCCACTGATTGACGAGTTAATTCGAAAAGCAGTATCAAAAGGGGCAGAAAGCATCAATATTGGCATGGCCCACCGCGGACGTCTGAATGTGCTGGCTCACATTCTCGGTAAACCTTACGAAATGATTTTTGCTGAATTTCAGCATTCTCCTAGCAAAAAATTAATACCTTCTGAAGGATCCATCGGAATTACATACGGTTGGACTGGTGACGTAAAATACCATCTTGGCGCCGATCGCCGTGTAAAAGAAAGCAACCAAGGACAAACACGGATCACGTTAGCCAACAATCCAAGCCACTTAGAAGTGGTAGATCCGGTTGTAGCAGGCTATACAAGAGCTGCGCAAGAAGATCGAACTCAACCTGGCTACCCAAAACAGGATGTAAAAAAATCTTTGACGATTATGATTCATGGAGACGCCGCTTTTCCGGGAGAAGGCATCGTGGCTGAAACATTGAACTTAAGCCGATTGCCTGGTTATCAAACAGGTGGTTCGATTCATGTAATCGCCAACAATATGATCGGATTTACAACAGAAAGCTACGATTCTCGATCCACACGATATGCTTCTGATATTGCGAAAGGCTTTGAAATGCCAATTGTACACGTGAACGCAGACGATCCTGAAGCTTGTCTAGCGGCGGCCATTTTAGCTTTTGAATATCGAAATACGTTCCATAAAGATTTTGTAATCGATTTAGTTGGATACCGGCGTTTTGGACATAATGAAATGGATGAACCGATGGCGACAAACCCAACCTTATATAAAATCATACAAAACCATCCAACAGTCCGAGCCATATATGCCGATCAGTTAGTTAATGAAGGGTTGATTCAAAAAGATCTGGCTTCAAAATTTGAAAAAGAAGTTGTGGATAAACTGAAAGCAGCGTATGAAAAAGTGCCGAAGAAGGATGAAAACCCGGATATTGTGATGAATCCGCCTATACAGGTGGAAAACCTTCTGCCTAATCCACAAGAAGAAATTGACGAAAATATATTGAGAGAAATTAACCAACAATTATTAGAATGGCCGAAAGATTTTCACGTATTCAACAAATTAGAGAAAATTTTAAAACGCCGTGAGGGAGTTTTTGAAGGCAAAGGGAAAATCGACTGGGCCCATGCAGAAACATTGGCGTTCGCAACCATTCTACGAGATGGAACACCTATCCGTCTTACAGGCCAAGATTCTGAGCGCGGTACGTTTGCTCAGCGGCATCTCGTTCTTCATGATATGGAAACAGGTGAAAAATATATCCCGTTGCACCATATTAAAGGTGCGAAAGCTTCATTTGTCGTTCACAACAGTCCTTTGACAGAAGCAGCTGTTGTAGGATTTGAATACGGATATAACGTGTTTGCGCCTGAAACGCTCGTTTTATGGGAAGCTCAATTTGGAGATTTTGCCAATATGGCCCAAGTGATGTTTGATCAATTTATTTCTTCCGGAAGAGCGAAATGGGGGCAAAAATCGGGACTTGTGATGCTTTTGCCGCACGGATATGAGGGCCAAGGCCCTGAGCATTCCAGCGGACGTGTTGAACGTTTCTTGCAGCTGGCTGCCGAAAACAACTGGACGGTTGCAAACTTGACGAGTACAGCTCAATATTTCCATATTTTACGACGTCAGGCAGCCGTTTTGAGAAAAGAAGAAGTAAGACCGTTAGTGATCATGACGCCAAAAAGCTTACTTCGCCATCCTTTGGCTGCATCTACCGTAGAAGAGCTTGCCCATGGCCATTTTAGTCCAATATTGGAGCAAAGCGGCTTAGGTGAAAAACCAAATAAAGTAGAACGTATTGTTCTATGCAGCGGAAAAATTGCGATTGATTTGGCTGAGCAATTGGATAAAGAAGAAAATCTTGATTGGCTTCATATTTTGAGAGTGGAAGAATTATACCCATTCCCTAGAGAAGAAATTAAAGAAGTGTTATCACGTTATCAAAATGTCAAAGAACTTGTATGGGTTCAAGAAGAACCGCAAAACATGGGTGGATGGTCTTATGTGGATCCTCGTTTAAGAGACATAGCTCCAGAAGGAGTGGAAGTTCGCTATATTGGACGGAGAAGACGTTCAAGCCCGTCTGTTGGAGATCCTGTCGTCCATCGAAAAGAACAAGATCATATTATTAAACAAGCGTTAACAAGACCATAA
- a CDS encoding IS30 family transposase: protein MAITNSTIGARHFKHLTAYDRGKIAALHAAGKTQQEIADYVGCHKSTISRELRRGTVPQRKSNGKIVHVYFPDTGQLLYERNRKACGRKLKLDDAIEFIKYAETQILDKKWSPDAVCGRAKRDGKFKDKMVCTKTLYNYIDLGLIGVKNIDLPMKITLNTKKKRNRKNKKILGRSIDERPIEVNERQEFGHWEIDTVIGKKTKDQALLTLTERKTRKEIILRVTAKDSLSVSEVISQLKVSYGNRFSKVFKTITADNGSEFADLGLSVEKDLTEVYFTHPYTSCERGTNERHNGLIRRFIPKGRPISSVADETITYVENWCNHLPRKILNYRTPEECFQIELAGLAS, encoded by the coding sequence ATGGCAATTACTAATTCTACCATAGGAGCTCGGCATTTCAAACACTTAACGGCTTATGACCGTGGGAAAATTGCGGCCTTACACGCTGCTGGTAAGACTCAACAGGAGATTGCAGATTATGTTGGTTGTCACAAAAGCACCATCTCCCGTGAGTTAAGAAGAGGTACAGTGCCACAAAGAAAAAGCAACGGGAAAATTGTTCATGTCTATTTTCCAGACACAGGTCAACTTCTCTATGAGAGAAACAGGAAAGCCTGTGGCCGCAAGCTAAAACTAGACGATGCCATCGAGTTTATTAAGTATGCCGAAACTCAGATCCTTGATAAGAAATGGTCTCCTGATGCGGTATGTGGGAGAGCCAAACGTGATGGGAAATTCAAAGACAAAATGGTTTGCACCAAGACCCTTTATAACTATATTGATCTAGGACTTATAGGCGTTAAAAACATTGACCTACCTATGAAAATTACCCTGAACACCAAGAAAAAACGTAACCGGAAGAATAAGAAGATCTTAGGACGCAGTATCGATGAGCGACCAATTGAAGTCAATGAACGCCAAGAGTTTGGTCACTGGGAAATTGATACGGTTATAGGCAAGAAGACTAAAGATCAGGCCTTATTGACTCTTACTGAGCGCAAAACCCGTAAAGAAATAATTTTGAGAGTGACAGCCAAGGATAGTCTATCCGTTTCAGAAGTCATATCTCAGTTGAAAGTGTCTTATGGTAATCGGTTCTCTAAAGTGTTTAAAACCATTACGGCTGATAACGGTTCTGAATTTGCTGACCTCGGCCTTAGTGTTGAAAAAGATCTAACAGAGGTTTATTTTACACACCCTTACACATCCTGTGAACGAGGAACCAACGAGCGTCATAATGGCCTTATTAGGCGCTTCATACCAAAGGGGAGACCCATTTCCTCTGTGGCAGACGAAACCATTACCTATGTTGAAAATTGGTGTAACCATCTTCCAAGGAAGATCCTCAATTATCGTACACCTGAGGAGTGTTTCCAAATAGAGTTAGCTGGCTTAGCTTCTTAA
- the sda gene encoding sporulation histidine kinase inhibitor Sda: MSNEQLVAAYRDALKKGQEREWIELLKKEVKRRGLNPARY, translated from the coding sequence ATGAGCAATGAGCAATTGGTGGCAGCCTATCGCGACGCATTAAAAAAAGGTCAGGAACGTGAATGGATTGAGTTATTAAAGAAGGAAGTCAAACGGAGGGGATTAAATCCTGCACGATACTAG
- a CDS encoding DUF6501 family protein yields the protein MIHLTWRERPTLKKVKCTNTNAKKYMVNNVLTVGKIYEVKNETEEFYFVVDNTNKVAGFYKHYFEEVEA from the coding sequence ATGATTCATCTGACATGGAGAGAAAGACCAACTTTAAAAAAAGTGAAGTGCACCAATACCAATGCTAAAAAGTATATGGTCAACAATGTGTTGACAGTGGGAAAGATTTATGAAGTGAAAAATGAAACAGAAGAATTTTATTTCGTGGTGGATAATACAAACAAAGTGGCAGGATTTTACAAACATTATTTTGAAGAAGTAGAGGCATAA
- the odhB gene encoding 2-oxoglutarate dehydrogenase complex dihydrolipoyllysine-residue succinyltransferase encodes MAEIKVPELAESITEGTIAQWLKKPGDTVEKGEYIVELETDKVNVEVISEESGVITELKANEGDTVEVGQVIAVVEEGAAAPAPAPQEPKAEEPKEAPKAEAPKQEVKQESVAIKDDGPKERPIASPAARKLAREKGIDLSQVPAIDPLGRVRKQDVEYFANQPKAEAKPAPAVSQAAPQQNTAAVQDEKPVVRERMSRRRQTIAKRLVEVTNTAAMLTTFNEVDMTAVMDLRKRYKEKFIQEYDVRLGFMSFFTKAVVAALKKYPYVNAEIQGDEILLKKYYDIGVAVSTDDGLIVPVVRDCDRKNFAEIERDIADLAEKARNKKLSLNDLQGGTFTITNGGVFGSLMSTPIINGNQVGILGMHTIQLRPVAIDKDRIENRPMMYIALSYDHRIIDGRDAVGFLKTVKELLENPESLLLEG; translated from the coding sequence GTGGCTGAAATTAAAGTTCCCGAATTGGCAGAATCGATTACTGAAGGTACTATCGCACAATGGCTTAAAAAGCCTGGAGATACGGTTGAAAAGGGAGAATATATAGTTGAACTAGAAACAGATAAAGTAAATGTAGAAGTGATCAGCGAAGAATCAGGAGTTATTACAGAATTAAAAGCGAATGAAGGAGATACGGTAGAAGTTGGTCAAGTGATAGCTGTGGTGGAAGAAGGTGCTGCTGCTCCTGCTCCAGCCCCACAAGAACCAAAAGCAGAAGAACCAAAAGAAGCTCCAAAAGCAGAGGCACCAAAACAAGAAGTAAAACAAGAATCTGTAGCGATCAAAGACGATGGTCCAAAAGAACGGCCGATTGCTTCACCAGCCGCTAGGAAATTGGCCCGCGAAAAAGGAATCGACTTGTCTCAAGTCCCTGCTATCGATCCGTTAGGCCGCGTTCGCAAACAAGACGTAGAATATTTTGCCAACCAACCAAAAGCCGAAGCGAAACCTGCGCCTGCGGTTTCGCAAGCAGCGCCTCAACAAAACACAGCAGCAGTTCAGGATGAAAAACCGGTCGTTCGAGAGCGTATGAGCCGCCGTCGACAAACCATTGCGAAACGCCTTGTTGAAGTGACCAATACCGCTGCCATGCTGACAACCTTCAATGAAGTCGACATGACGGCCGTAATGGACCTCCGCAAACGGTATAAAGAAAAATTCATTCAAGAATATGATGTACGTCTAGGATTTATGTCTTTCTTTACAAAAGCCGTAGTGGCGGCATTGAAAAAATATCCTTATGTCAATGCAGAAATTCAAGGCGACGAAATTTTACTCAAAAAATATTATGATATCGGCGTAGCCGTTTCAACAGATGACGGCTTGATCGTTCCGGTTGTCCGCGACTGCGATCGTAAAAACTTCGCAGAAATCGAAAGAGACATTGCAGACTTAGCAGAAAAAGCACGCAATAAAAAATTATCGCTTAACGATCTGCAAGGCGGAACCTTTACGATTACAAACGGCGGAGTATTTGGTTCACTCATGTCCACTCCTATCATTAATGGTAATCAAGTGGGGATTTTAGGAATGCACACGATTCAACTTCGACCAGTTGCCATTGATAAAGATCGGATTGAAAACCGTCCGATGATGTATATTGCCCTTTCATACGACCATCGAATTATTGATGGAAGAGACGCTGTCGGATTCTTGAAAACTGTAAAAGAACTTTTGGAAAATCCAGAATCCCTGCTTTTAGAAGGCTGA
- a CDS encoding ABC transporter ATP-binding protein has translation MKKLVSLKNVSWQRGNRTILDSINWEISSGEQWAVLGLNGSGKTSLLNIVCGYQYPTKGEVVVLGERFGETNIPELRKKIGIVSHSLSRFDDVLKNESVEEIVLSGKFASIGLYEQVSHEDLDQADAFMEQFRIGYLKGSAYQSLSQGEKMRVLIARAFMANPEILILDEPCSGLDIRAREELLNAVQETIIEKKLHLIYVTHHIEEIIPTISHVLVLENGRVIAAGAKEDVLTDDVLSEAFSIPVRVHWEDERPWLTVKRKQYQ, from the coding sequence ATGAAAAAACTCGTCTCGCTTAAAAATGTAAGTTGGCAAAGAGGAAACCGAACCATTTTGGACTCGATCAACTGGGAGATCTCATCCGGAGAACAATGGGCGGTGCTCGGGTTAAACGGCTCTGGAAAAACGTCTTTATTGAATATTGTTTGCGGCTACCAGTATCCTACGAAAGGAGAAGTTGTCGTTTTGGGGGAACGTTTTGGCGAAACGAATATCCCCGAACTGCGAAAAAAAATCGGAATCGTCAGCCATTCGCTTAGTCGCTTTGATGATGTTTTGAAAAATGAATCAGTAGAAGAAATCGTTTTGAGCGGAAAATTTGCTTCCATCGGATTGTACGAACAAGTCAGCCATGAAGACTTGGATCAAGCTGATGCTTTCATGGAACAATTCCGAATCGGCTATTTAAAAGGGAGCGCTTACCAATCTCTTTCCCAAGGAGAAAAAATGCGTGTCCTTATTGCCAGAGCGTTTATGGCTAATCCTGAAATCCTCATTTTAGACGAACCATGCAGCGGATTGGATATCCGTGCTCGCGAAGAATTGCTGAACGCCGTTCAAGAAACTATCATAGAAAAGAAGCTCCACCTTATTTACGTAACCCACCATATCGAGGAAATCATCCCAACGATCAGCCACGTCCTTGTTCTGGAAAACGGTCGTGTCATCGCTGCGGGAGCAAAAGAGGATGTACTGACCGACGACGTGTTGTCAGAAGCTTTTTCCATTCCCGTTCGCGTCCATTGGGAAGACGAGCGTCCTTGGCTCACGGTCAAACGAAAACAGTATCAATAA
- a CDS encoding bifunctional ADP-dependent NAD(P)H-hydrate dehydratase/NAD(P)H-hydrate epimerase, protein MHIYTSEEIRRVDSLAESNGMSPFTLMENAGREIFRLLLPHIHKQDRVLILSGRGNNGGDGIVLARYLKLNGIKADLVFPVGMPKTAPAIQHFEYFRSLGFDQSPFQPELKYDMIIDGILGVGARLPMKEDVGKILKWINGQSGKKVAIDIPTGVLANEGKCDQNAYRADMTIVLHGYKPSCFLFPSSDYYGKLYIADIGLPHESKWKVWTKADVLKSWPKPKTNSHKGTYGNGLLIAGSDSMPGSVALASIGAMRFGIGKLSVATSKHASLFVGAQVPEATFIYEPLQDIKKMEIEKKFSCLAVGPGLEPDDPLEQLITELLPMDIPKILDAGALRGRDYSKSQNHVIVTPHPGEFSRMTGLETKIIQENRLQVASQYSMKHRVIVVLKGQYTVIAFPDGSGLINLTGNRALSKGGSGDILTGMLLASVGIHSNIQAAVANAVYLHGACADLWVQSNGSAAMTAHDFQRLLPVVCKEMEKELEE, encoded by the coding sequence ATGCATATTTATACAAGCGAAGAGATTCGACGAGTAGACTCATTGGCAGAATCCAACGGCATGTCGCCGTTTACATTAATGGAAAATGCTGGAAGAGAAATATTTCGATTATTGCTTCCACACATTCATAAACAAGATCGAGTTCTGATTTTATCAGGGCGAGGCAACAACGGAGGAGACGGCATCGTCCTTGCACGCTATTTAAAGCTAAATGGAATTAAGGCCGACTTGGTCTTTCCTGTGGGGATGCCTAAAACGGCGCCGGCTATTCAGCATTTTGAATATTTCCGTTCGCTCGGATTTGATCAAAGCCCATTTCAACCTGAATTAAAATATGATATGATCATTGACGGAATCTTAGGCGTCGGGGCCAGGCTTCCGATGAAAGAAGATGTAGGGAAAATTTTAAAATGGATAAATGGACAATCTGGGAAAAAAGTGGCGATCGATATTCCAACCGGAGTCTTGGCGAATGAAGGGAAATGTGATCAAAATGCTTATCGGGCGGACATGACCATCGTTTTGCACGGATATAAGCCATCGTGCTTTTTGTTCCCGTCTTCTGACTACTACGGAAAACTATACATAGCGGATATTGGGCTGCCTCATGAAAGCAAGTGGAAAGTGTGGACAAAAGCGGATGTACTGAAAAGTTGGCCTAAACCGAAGACGAATTCTCATAAAGGGACTTATGGCAACGGTTTATTAATAGCAGGCAGCGATTCGATGCCCGGCAGTGTTGCACTGGCTTCCATCGGAGCGATGAGATTCGGAATCGGAAAACTTTCGGTTGCCACATCGAAACATGCTTCGCTCTTTGTGGGGGCTCAAGTTCCAGAAGCGACTTTTATTTATGAGCCTTTACAAGATATAAAAAAGATGGAAATAGAAAAGAAATTTTCTTGCCTGGCTGTGGGTCCCGGATTAGAACCGGATGATCCATTGGAACAATTGATCACGGAGTTGCTGCCAATGGATATACCTAAAATATTGGATGCCGGTGCCTTGCGTGGTCGCGATTACAGTAAATCCCAAAACCACGTGATTGTGACGCCCCACCCAGGTGAATTTTCACGAATGACCGGTCTGGAAACGAAGATTATTCAGGAGAACCGTCTTCAAGTGGCTTCTCAATATTCAATGAAACACCGGGTAATAGTCGTGCTGAAGGGGCAGTACACGGTTATTGCGTTTCCTGACGGATCAGGATTGATTAATCTTACAGGAAATCGAGCTCTTTCCAAAGGGGGGAGCGGAGATATTTTGACCGGTATGTTGTTAGCCAGCGTAGGAATTCATTCGAACATTCAAGCTGCTGTGGCAAATGCTGTATACCTTCATGGGGCTTGTGCTGATCTTTGGGTTCAATCGAACGGCAGCGCTGCGATGACCGCCCATGATTTTCAGCGGCTGCTCCCTGTTGTTTGCAAGGAAATGGAAAAAGAATTGGAGGAATGA
- a CDS encoding IS4 family transposase, with protein MITKKEYFAQLPKEIKDGFSELQIGNHLRKAGIIKACGYSCLSIFQLLFLLVFQYRNWYHALQSKKAADLPGKDTIYRFLNSSTYNWRTFLLSLSSEVIRRVKQTISKRRVTVFIVDDSIYSRNRSKSVELLAKVFDHSTRQFVNGFQLLTLGWSDGFTFVPIDFALLSSANQKNRLNEIHSSIDKRTTGYKRRLEALEAKPNMVLKLVEHALDKGIFADYVLMDTWFTHAPLVEKIHSKGLFVIGMVKQLKQRYLFNGERLTLEQLYRKAKRDIGKKETLGSIHATLHTGLPVKIVFVRNRNNQSEWLAILSTDTTLSNEEIVRIYGMRWDIETFFKFSKSFLHLAKEFQGRSYDMMISHTTIVFTRYILIAWQLRKEEDPKTMGNLFLFLCDEVKEMDFKTALLQLISLFQTLAEAKVYLSMDIFQCQLSNWITSLPRYIKDCLHISVCES; from the coding sequence ATGATAACGAAAAAAGAGTATTTTGCGCAATTACCAAAAGAAATAAAAGACGGATTTTCTGAATTACAAATTGGTAATCATTTAAGAAAAGCAGGAATTATCAAGGCTTGTGGTTATTCTTGTTTATCGATTTTTCAACTATTATTTCTTCTTGTTTTTCAATACAGAAACTGGTACCACGCCTTACAAAGCAAAAAGGCTGCCGATTTACCAGGAAAAGATACCATTTATCGTTTTTTGAACTCGTCTACGTATAACTGGAGAACCTTTTTACTATCTCTGAGCTCCGAAGTGATTCGTCGTGTGAAACAAACGATTTCGAAGCGCCGTGTTACCGTGTTTATTGTAGACGATTCGATTTATTCTCGTAACCGTAGTAAATCGGTTGAGCTTCTAGCTAAAGTATTCGATCATTCCACTCGTCAGTTTGTCAATGGTTTTCAACTATTAACGCTCGGATGGTCCGATGGCTTTACATTTGTACCTATCGATTTCGCTCTTTTGAGTTCAGCGAACCAAAAGAATCGCTTGAACGAAATCCATTCGTCCATTGATAAACGAACCACAGGCTACAAACGACGGCTCGAGGCATTGGAAGCAAAACCAAACATGGTGTTGAAATTAGTAGAACATGCATTGGATAAAGGAATTTTCGCTGATTATGTGCTCATGGATACATGGTTTACTCATGCCCCGTTGGTGGAGAAGATTCACTCCAAAGGCCTTTTTGTCATTGGTATGGTCAAACAGCTGAAACAACGGTATCTTTTCAACGGAGAACGTTTAACCTTGGAACAACTGTATCGAAAAGCGAAACGAGACATTGGCAAAAAAGAAACACTCGGCTCGATTCACGCAACCCTTCATACGGGTTTACCAGTGAAAATCGTGTTTGTGCGGAATCGAAACAACCAAAGTGAATGGCTAGCCATTTTGAGTACAGATACCACGCTGTCTAATGAAGAAATCGTTCGAATCTATGGGATGCGTTGGGACATTGAAACCTTTTTTAAATTCAGTAAATCGTTTTTACATTTAGCCAAAGAGTTTCAAGGTCGTTCCTATGACATGATGATTAGCCATACTACCATTGTCTTCACTCGGTATATCTTGATTGCTTGGCAACTTCGGAAAGAAGAGGATCCGAAGACCATGGGCAACTTATTCTTGTTTCTATGTGACGAAGTAAAGGAGATGGACTTTAAAACGGCTTTACTACAATTGATTTCTCTTTTCCAAACTTTGGCTGAAGCTAAGGTTTATTTGAGTATGGACATTTTTCAGTGTCAACTGTCCAATTGGATTACTTCTTTACCTCGTTATATCAAGGACTGTCTCCATATTTCTGTGTGCGAAAGTTGA
- a CDS encoding AAA family ATPase, giving the protein MSSIEYLPQPVQEEIHKRSQRFKNKEQQTKIRYNAEDPAIFVDAAIALAMGKNILLKGPTGSGKTRLAETLASLFSQPMHSINCSVDLDAEAMLGFKTIQEKNGKQVIEFIPGPVIQAMTKGHLLYIDEINMAKPETLPILNGVLDYRRTITNPFTGEVVKADHDFGVIAAINEGYIGTTPLNEALKNRFVMIEVPYISGETLKKVLLDQSLLKEERKIDQFVALSSDLIEQAKNGIISEEAASIRALIDACDLAVFLPPIRAIKRAIIDKLEDEREKAAVQNIAETIFG; this is encoded by the coding sequence ATGAGTTCTATAGAATATTTGCCGCAGCCGGTTCAAGAAGAAATTCACAAACGGTCACAGCGGTTTAAAAATAAGGAACAGCAGACAAAAATACGATACAATGCCGAAGATCCGGCTATTTTTGTTGACGCAGCCATCGCATTGGCAATGGGGAAAAATATATTATTGAAAGGACCGACTGGTTCAGGGAAGACAAGACTGGCAGAGACGTTGGCGTCATTATTTTCGCAGCCGATGCACAGCATCAATTGTTCGGTGGATCTCGATGCAGAAGCAATGCTTGGATTTAAGACGATTCAGGAAAAAAACGGAAAACAAGTCATTGAATTTATTCCAGGCCCCGTTATCCAAGCGATGACAAAAGGGCATTTATTATATATAGATGAAATTAATATGGCCAAACCGGAAACACTTCCGATATTAAACGGAGTTCTTGACTACAGACGAACCATTACAAACCCTTTTACCGGCGAAGTCGTCAAAGCGGATCATGATTTTGGCGTCATCGCTGCCATTAATGAAGGATATATCGGAACGACGCCATTAAATGAAGCTCTCAAAAACCGATTTGTCATGATTGAAGTACCTTATATTAGCGGAGAAACGTTAAAAAAGGTGTTGCTTGATCAAAGCCTCCTGAAAGAGGAACGAAAGATTGATCAATTTGTGGCCCTTTCTTCCGATTTAATCGAGCAAGCCAAAAACGGAATTATTTCAGAAGAGGCGGCTTCCATTCGAGCATTGATTGATGCCTGTGATTTAGCCGTTTTTCTGCCGCCGATTCGCGCCATTAAGCGAGCGATTATAGATAAATTGGAAGATGAGAGAGAAAAAGCAGCGGTTCAAAACATCGCTGAGACGATATTCGGGTAG